AATATCTTCCTGAAAAACTAACTGAAAATGAGATTTTTCATATAGCTAAAGAGATTAGAACATATATGGAAAACGAGAAGAATAGAGTGATAAGTTTAAAAACACTATTAGAGATTGTAAATAGGAATAGTGAAGTAGTAAATAGTGAAAAATTAATAAAGGAACTATTAGAAGTTTATGGTAATGTTATAAAAAAAGACTTTTAATGGGGGTATCATGAAAATATTAATCTATTTTTTTGTAATAGTAAACTACCTCTTTGCTTTTCCAGGAATTGATTATAAAGAACCAGCTACAGTAAAAAAGTTTTTTCCATCGACACCTTTAGTTGTATCGACACCTTCAATAGCTCCAGGTCGAAGTACTTTTACAACTCAAAGGGAGATGCTTGACTATTTAGGTGCTATTCATACAAAAAATAGTAGTACAGTGGTAAATCTTTTAGGACCAACTAAAGATAACAACTACTTACCAGTTTTTGTATTCTCAAAGGGAAAAGAGCTAACATTTAAAAATACATCTAATGGGAAACCAACAGTTATGTTAATAGCACAGCAACATGGAGATGAACCTATGGGTTGTGATGTTTTAATGGGAACTATTAAAAGAATAGCTCAAGGTGGAATGAACTATCTTCTTGATAGAGTAAATATAGTTATTATGCCAAGAATAAACCCAGATGGAGCAGCAAAATTTACAAGAGTTGCAAGAAAAAATATTGATATAAATGATGATCATCAGAATTTCTATACAATAGAAGCAACATCAGTAAGTAATATGTATGATCTATTTAATCCAGAGGTTTTTGTGGATCTACATGAATATATAGCAGATAAAGATTCATATTCAGATATAATTAGTGGAGGAGCACTACCATATTATGATATGCTGACATTGAGTCCAACAAATCCAAACTATCCAAAGAATTTAAATGATTATTCACGACATCTTATAATTTTATTAAAGGATGAGATGGGGAAAAGTGGATATCCAATAGATTACTATTATAACCCTTTTATAAAACCAAAAAATGGTCAACCTTTAACTCTTTATAGAGCGACTTCAGATTGTGCATTAGCTAGAAATGCCTATGGACTTAGAGGAAGTTTATCATTTTTAATGGAACTTAGAGGAAGAGGAATAGGTTTTGAAAATGTTGAAAGAAGATTAAATACTGGACTGGCAGCAGTTCAACTTCTTTTAGAAAGAGTGTACTTTAAATCTGATGAAGTAAAAAATTTAGTAGCATCTGAAAGAAACCTTATAACAAATAGTAATAAAAAATTAGAGTTAGTGGACTCATCAATTCAATTTCCACTAATAAATATAGAAACAGGAGCATTAGAAAATACTCCTGCTATCTTAGTAAAACAGAAAAATTAAAAATTAAGATCTAAGTTAATAACTTCTAGATCATTACAATTAATATCTAGCTCTGTGAAAACCCCTACAGTTTTTACAGAGTTATTTTTTTTATAGTTTTCAAAAATAGGAACACTAACAAAATCTTTTATATAAATATTGTATTTGTGCTCTAGTTTGTCCTTGAGATTTTCAACAATATATCTTGGAACATTTTTATAAACAACTATAACCTCTTTTTTATCATCTTTTATACAGTTTAATATAAAAAACATAGAGATGATATCATTAAAAGATAAGTTCCAGTAGTATTTTTTTAACTCCTTAAAAAGTGCAATACACTTATCAATAACTTCCTTTTCTATATTTAGATTAAAAAAAGAAACTCTTGAACAGGAATATAGTGTTTTTGTTTACTAGAAAATCCAACTCTAAGAATTATATTTTTTAAGGCGTTTTCCTCTTTAGATGTTAAGACTCTATTTAAGACTGTCTTACTAGCTGCATTCCAAGAGACAAGATGATCTTTAAAATATATAGTTTCTTCTGGAAAATTACCAGTACAGATTTTTAAAATATTTAAAAAATATGGAATCTCATTAAAATCAATATCTTTAAAAAGTGAAGAGTGTAGAATATCATAAAATGAGTTTAAATCATGCTCTGAAAAAAATTTAGAAAAATAAAATTTGAAAACAGAACGGTCTTTTAAAACATGCTCTAAAGTGTTGTCATAGTTATTTCCTAAGTCATCTAAATATTTAAAACTTATGTAAAAAGCTTTAAGCAATTCACGGTTGCAGAAAAAGTTATCCATATTAGAAAGTGTTAAAAATTTTTCAATATCATTGCATAAAAAAATGTCAATTTCACTGTTGTGAAATAAAGAGTAAAAGTAATCTGTAAAAATATGAGGAAGATATCGCTCTTCAACTAGATATTTATACAGATAACATGAAAGTGCTCTTTTTCTATTGATATTATCCCCTGTTAAAAATACACCTTTACCAGTGTGACTTTCAATAATTAATTGAAAGCTTTCTAAATCCTTTTTGATATCAGTTAAATCTCCATTTACAGTACGTCTAGAAACATCTAGTTTTTTAGAAAGTGTTTCCAAATTAAGACACCCTTTTATAAGAAGTTTTAAAGTTAAAAAAAACACCCTTTCAGGTTTTGAAATGACCTGTTGTTGTTTTAGTGTAGAAAAAAGATCATCAAATTTTAAGATCTCTTTTATCATTAAATCAATCTTATTTGTTTTATTGCAATTTGGAATAGAGTTATAAAGATCTTTAAGATATACATTTAAATTAGCTTTTGAAAGATCTAAAAAATCCTCTAAGAAATCTAAGTTGTTTCCCTCTGTGAAACTTAAGAGACTTAAAACTCTTAAATGTTTTGAACAAATTGTAATTGCCACAATTTTTTCCCCCTCTTTGAAAATGAATTTCAAGTTTATTATAAAGTGAAAAAGTTCAGAAGTCAAACGCTTTTGAAAAAAAGTTATAAAAAAATAAAAAAATTTCAAGTAGAAAAAAATGTAATACATAAAGTATACTACATTTAAATATAAAAGTTTTCACTTTTTGTGAAGAAATGGGAGGGATATGATGAAAAAAGTTTTACTAGGATCAATGCTATTAAGTTCAGCACTTTTTGCTAATGAATTATCATCATTAACTGCGGAAACAACAGCGGTTTTTGCAAAAAAAGAGAAGGCTACAGATAAGCCTCTACTATATTTAGCAGATAATTTTCATGAGATGGCAACGTTGCCAGGATTTTCTTTAGGAGCACCTTCAGGACTTGTTTCATCATATGGAGTAGCTTTTGCAGGACTTTCTGGAAGAAGAGATAGTAGTGATACTGATGGAGCACTAGCTTTTGGAATGGGATTTGGAGATGCTGAGAAAATTGGAGGATCTGTTTCATTGGGAATAGGAAGTGTTGACCCAAGAGATGGTGGATCTTTTAATAGAGGAAACTTAAACTTAAATGTAGGACATCATTTTAAAAAATCAGGAATTGGATTATCAGCTGGTATGACAGGACTTGATTTATGGCATGCAAGTAAGTTAGATGGAGATAATCAAGACCCAAGTTTCTACTTAGCTGCAACAAAGTTATGGGGACATGATTTAATTCCTACAGCTATTACTGTTGGATTTGGAAATAACTCATATGCAGATATAAACAGAGAAAATGATAGAAAAGATAAAATAGATGGATTTGGAGCAGTTGCATTTTACTTAATTCCACAATTAAGTGTGATTGTAGATTATACAAGTAATATTTTAACAGCTGGAATAGGAGTGGTACCATTTCCTGATTATCCAATCTCACTTAGTTTAGGAGCAACAAACTTAACTGAGCAGGGACCAAATGATAAAGTAGCAGCTATTGGATCAATTGCAGCAGCTTATGTATTTTAATTAGGGAGGTTAAAATGAAAAAATTATTATTAATTTTAGGAATATTAATGATGACAACATCGTTAACATATGCAGTAGATGAAGAGACTACATCTGAAGATGAAGGTGCAGTAGCAGAGAGTACAGCAGCAAGTTCAACAGAGGCTCCAGCAGGAGTAACGCTATCAAAAGGAGATTCTTTTCTAGCAGCTTTTGGAATGGGAGATTCTTCAATAGTAAGTGGAGGAGAAAGTGGAGGTGGAGGAGTGAGCTCTTCAGCTGGAACAGCAGCAATTGCGCACACAGCCGCTCACGTAGGATCAGTAACTTTAACAAGTTCTCAAAATACGCCATACACTTATAAATAATAAAATAGCAATAGAAAATTAAGTAACACTGAAAGCAACACATAAATAATTATTAATAATTAAAGTGAAAAGCTGTTCAGAGAAACAGCTTTTTTTTATGAAAGTTTATGTTCAAAAATTAAAGAATCATGTATTAAAAATACAAAATACATGCAAAATAAAGTATTTTAGATAAAAAGCATGATAGCTTAATTATAGTAAATTTATTAAGTATGGGGAGAAGAATGAGAAAAAAAGAGGATTTTTACGAAGAGGATTTTTATGAGGATGAAGAGGAATTAGATCTGATGGATCTTGTTTTTACACTTCTTAGAAGATGGAAGTTAATAACACTAATAGCACTACCTATATTTGGACTTGGAATTTTCTTTGCTGCTACTAGACCAACTGTATATAAAGCTGAGATGACAATGATGGTATCAAGTGGAAGAAATTTTAGTGCAAGTTCACTAGATGGTGGAGAGCTATCAGTAAATCAAAAGTTAGCTACAACTTATGCAGAGATTGCAAAAAGCAATATAATTTTAAAAAATGTTATTAAAAAATACGATTTAGATACAACATTAAAAGGTTTACAAAATAGTGTAACAATTGCTCCTGTAGAAGACACAGAGCTGCTTCAACTGACATATAAAAATTCAGATCCAGGACTTGCTGCAGCTGTAGTAAATGAGATTGGAAATGAGTTTATGTTAAAAGTTCGTGAGGTTATGAACTTTCAAAATATAAAAGTTGTTGAGCCAGCAGAGGTTCCAAGAGAAGCATTGCCTAAAAAACGTGCACTAATAGTTGCCATATCATTTGTACTTTCAATTATGATGGGATGTATGACAGCATTTATAGTTGAGTTTTTCTTCTGTAAACTGCGTAAACCAAAAGATATAGAGAAAATTTTAGGAACAAGTATGCTAGGAATGGTTCCAGATTTTAATCTTTCTCTAGTAAATGGAGGAAATGATGGACAGAAGTAAAAGACAGATATTTTTTAAAGATGCTAATAATCATGAGATGAATGAAGCACTTAGAGTTATTAGAACAAATTTACACTTTTTAAATGAAAAAGAGGTAGCAAGAACAGTTTTAGTTACAAGTACTGCACCTAAAGAGGGAAAGAGTACAATAGCTTCTAACTATGCAATGAGTATAGCTATAACTGGTAAAAAAGTTTTATTGGTGGATTGTGATATTAGAAGACCTAGAGCTCATGAGAGTTTTGGAGTTTCCTTTGATAAGGGGCTAGAGTCAGTATTAGCTGGAGAGTGTGAAGTAGAAAATGTAATTTTAAAAGATGTTGAAAAAAATTTAGACATACTACCTACTAGAAACGTAGCTCACAATGTAACAGAACTTTTTTTAGGGGATAAAATGAAAGCTTTGTTAAAAGATTTAAAAGGTGAGTACAATACAGTAGTACTTGATACACCGCCACTTATTATTGCAAGTGATGCAGCAATACTTTCAAAACATTGTGACGGAGTTGTATATGTTGTAGCTTATGATCAAGTTGCTAAGCGTGAGTTAGAGTTTGGAAAAACTATGTTAAATAATGCTAAAGCAAATATATATGGATTTGTGGTAAATAAAGTTGATAAAAATGGATTGTCATATGGAAACTATGGGTACTATAACAACAACTATTCATACTATAAGGATTATTATACAGAAGAGGGAGAGGCTCTCGCTAGAGCATACAAACCTCAAAAAGGATTTAAAGGATTTATTGAAAAACTAAAAAGAGACTATAAGAGACAGCTAAGTGGGGACCAAAAGGGGAAAAGATGGTAGATATCCATACTCACTTGTTGTTTGGAGTTGATGATGGAGCAAAAACATTAGAAGAATCTATTGAGATGATTAGGGATGCTAAAAAAATTGGATTTAATGAATTTTATCTCACAGCTCACTATAACAAGGGAAGATTTTGTAATAAAAATTATGATAAAAATTATGAGATTTTAAAAGCAAAATGTGAAGAGTTAGGACTTGGAGTAAAACTTCATAAAGGGAATGAAGTTTACTTAGATGAAAATATAGATGCAGTTTTAAAAGAGAAAAAATTTAACGTATTGTGGGAAAATGTTCTTCTGGTAGAGTTTTCACCTTTAACATCGGTGCCAACAGGTGAAAACTTAATAAAAAAAGTTTTAAAAGCAGGATTTGTACCGATTTTAGCTCATGTGGAAAGGTATAGTAACTTTAGGGGAAGTGACCTTATGAGACTAAAAAAACTTGGAGCTAAACTTCAGAGCAATATAGGGGGAGAAAAACCTAAACATATAGTTAGGTTACAAAAAGAGAGATATATTGATTTTTTAGGTAGCGATGCTCATGGAATAGAGAAGCGAAGTTATAGGGAAATTCAAAAGGAGGATAAGGGGAATGAGAAAAAGCAACCTATTAGCAGGGTTTTTAATTCTTTCTTTAGGGGCTTATGCCCAGGGGCTTGGATTAGAAGCAATTCTTAAAAGAGTTGAAAGTGATAACCCTGAGGTTAGAGTTAAAGAGTTAGATGTGAAGATAAAAGAGAAGGGGAAAAAGAAAGCGTTTAGAAATCTTATTTTACCCCCAGTAACTATAGAGAGCGAAAATGACTGGGAAACAGCTAAAAATGAAGGATTTGGATTTGAAAAAATAGAAGCTACAATACCACTTTTTCAAGGTGGAAAGATGATGAATACTTATAAAAGATCTAAGAGTGAATTGGAGCTATCTAAAGCAGAGCAAAATTTAGCTGTATATTCTTGGCAGGAAGCTGGAGTAAATTTATATTTTGCCGCTTTAAATTATAAAAAACAGCGTGAGATAACAGAGTTTACAATATTAGCACTACAAAAACAGCGTAATAGACTTGATGGATTATATAAAGAGAATAAGATGATTCCTAAATCTGAAGTTTTAAAAGTTGAAGCAGATATTGAAAACAATAGAGCAATAAACTTTGAAAATATTCAAAAAGAAAGAGCTTCTAAAGAAACGTTGATGCAACTACTTGGATATGATTTAGATAAACAGATAACATTAGATGAGTTTAATGCAATGGATTATCTAAAATCATTGGGAACAATAAAAAAAGTTGAAGATCCAAGAAATACAACTTTAGGTAAAACACAGAGTTTAATGGTTGATTTAGCTGAGTATGATCTGAAAATTGCAAAAGCTGATCTTTATCCAATATTATATGTTAAGCCCTCTCATAGGTTTAAAGAGGAAAATTTAGATACAAATAAGTATGAAACAGTAAATGAGGGAAGAGTTGAAATTGGAATTAGATATACTTTTGCTTGGGGAGCAACTTTAGATTCAGTAGATCAAAGCGAGTATAGATTGGATCAAGCTAAGATAAAATATGACAATAATATCCAAGGGATAGAGTTAGATATGAGAAATAAACTTGGAGAGATAGAGTCTCTTACAGGACAAAGTGAAGCTCAAAAGAAAAGAGTGGAACTACTGAGAGAAAACTTGAAAATTGATAACTTAAGATATGATAATGAGTTAGTTACAACTTTTGACTACTTAAACTCAGTAAATCAACTGAGAACAGCTGAGGAGGATTTTTATAAACTTCAAAGATCACTGGTTTTAGCTGTAATCGAGTATGAGAATCTATATAAGTAGGGGTAAAATATGAAAAAAAATAGAATAATGATTGGTGCTGTAATAGCAGTACTAGCTCTTGGAGGATATCTTCTAGTTGATAAGGTAACTGGAAAAGATGTAAAAATCTCTAAAATTGAGATGGGAAATCTATCTAGTTCAATACTTTATGCAGGAATGGTTGCACCTGGTGAGGTTATACCAGTATATGTAGAAGCTCCAGTATTAGTTGAATCTATAATGGCAAGAGTGGGACAAGAGGTTGAACCAGGAGATAAGTTGTTAACTTTTAGTTCTAAAAGTGTTATTGAAAATGATAAAGAGCTAAGAATAAATGAGTTAGATATAAAAGATATAAAACTTCGAATAGCTGACCTTGATGGCGGATCGCTAAAGTTAGAGTTAGATAACAGAAAACTTGAGATGAGAAACTTAGAGGAGAAGATAAGAGGAGATGAAAGAAGGCTTCCAGTATTAACAGCAGAGACGAGAACTTTAAAAGAGAAAGCTGAAGCTTATAAAAAACTATTAGCTGCTGATGGAGTTTCAAGTACAGAAGCGAATAAAGCTATAAATGAAGCTGAGAAAAAAATAGTTGAACTAGAGGATCTGAAAACTAGTTTAGAATTAAATAGACAAAAGTTTGAACTGTCAGCTGTGAGTTTTGAAAGTTTAACAAGAGAGTTAGCAATTGAAGAAGCAAAGTTAAAATCAAGTTTAGAAAAACTGCAACTGATGAATGAGATTTTAGTTCGTCGTGCTGAACAACTGAAAAAACCTCTAGAAGCACCAGTAGCTGGAGTTATTACAGCAATAGATGTAACGGAGGGAAGCAATATGCTAAGTGGACAAAGACTTTTAGCTATTTCACCAAAGGGTGAGAGTATAGTAAAAGTTGAAGTTCCAATGTATGGAGCAAGTAGTGTAAAACAAAACCAAAAAGCTCTAGTGAGAAGTTCATCATCTGGTGGAGATTTATGCTACGAAGGGGTTGTATCTAGAGTTTCTAGTGTAGCTCGTGAAAGTGTTTTAGGTGGAAAAAATGATAAAGTTATAGAGGTTGAAGTTAAAGTCACTGGAGCAAATGATTTGAAACCTGGATTTATAACTGATGTTGAGATAAGTAGTGAAAGTAGTCGTAGTGTAGCAACTGTATCATCTTTTTCTGTAATAGAAGAGGGAGATCGTAGTTATGTTTACATAGTGGATGAGGGAAGAGTTCGTAAAACTGAGGTAAAAATTGGAGCAAAAACTTCTACAGATTATGAAGTGCTTAACTTACCACTGGGAACAGAGGTTGTGATAAATCCATTTAAAGTTAGTAACGGTGAAAGAGTAAAGGCTGTGATCTAATGAAGTTTTGGATGGCATTTAGGTTTTTAAAGGGAAATCTAGAAAGAGCAGCGTTTCCTTTGATGGCAGTTATAGTTGGAGCAATGTCTCTAGTTATGACTCTATCACTAGGAGATGGAGCAAAAAATATTATAGATAAAGATCTATCTGCCATAGGAGGGAATAGAATTCTTGTAGGTGGTGGATCACTAAGTAGTAAAGATTTAGAGCTGATGGAAAAAATGCCTTTTGTAGAGTATGCAGTTCTCCCTGAAAAGAGAAAACTTATAGGGAACACACTTTATAGAGGTTATAGTAAAAAAGCTTTAAGTGCAATGGGATTACCAAATCTTAAAGAAAATGAGGTAGTTTTAGATAAACAACAGTTTTTAGAGGCAGAAGCGGGGGCAGAGATTGCGCTAGAAACTGAGTTAGGAAAAAGGAAATTTACAATTAGGGATTTGTATCAAGAGGAGAGTCCATTTGAAACTATGAAAATGGGCGATAGAGTCATAGTTAGTGACGAAACTTTTGAAAGAATCTTTGGAAGGATGAGCTACAATAGCTTAGTAGTCTCCTTTCCACAAGATGAAGACGGGGAGGAATATATACCAGTTGTACTAAGAGAGCTTAATAGGTCTCGGTTTAGTTACAACCAGGTGCGTGTTTTAGAAACGCCAGCAGTCTATAAAAAAGTGGAGAGGATAAAAAGCTTTGTAGGGAAAAGTTTATTTATCCTCTCTTTTATTTCTTTAATTGTTGGTGGAGCTGGGATTTTAAATCTGATAGCTGCTGCAGTAAGAGAGAGAACATCATATATAGGGATACTTAGAGCAATGGGGATGGATAAAGGTAGTTTAATGGAAATATTTTTAATAGAAGCAGCAGTGGTGATAACTTTAGGAGCTGTTATAGGAGTAATCCTTGGAGTGGCGGTGTCTTACCTAGCTGGAAATTTACTAAAAATACCACCATATTTTAACTTTATAAAATTGGTAGGAGCGTTAGTTCTTACTATGGGTGTTGGTCTAATATTTGGAGTTTTTCCAGCTAAAAGAGCAGGAGAACTAGAGATAGTAGAGGCACTGAAAATTTAAGGGAGGGATTGACTATGAAACATAGTCAGAATAATAAAGGAAGAGTAATTTATACTATATTACTATTCTTACTATTTGAAATAATTAGAGAAAATTTTAAGTTGGATAGAGCGCTAATATTTTATTCGTTGTTTCCGATTATGATTTTTTCCTATTATATATTTGATACTTTTTCATTTAATAAAAAGTATAGATATAGGGAATTTATAATATCTGGAGTTATAAATGGATTTGTTTTCTATATTTTGGCAGTTTATTATCAAAATCCAAAATTAGTATTTGGATGGGGAATTTATACATTGATGCAAAATATTGCAAAATATGTATATAACTCAATGTTTAGTACAACTGAGAGAGTTGTTTTACTTACAGATAAAGTAGAGGAAGAGTTAGAATCTATAATTGAAAAAAATGAAAAACTTTGCTTTGAAGGCTGTGTAAGTTTAAATGAAATTAGTAAGATTAAAGATATAAATCCAAGTGAAGTTATATATCCAATAGAGGTGACAAGTCAGGTTGTAAATGAGATTTTTGATTTAAAGATGTCAGGAGTAAAAGTAAAAGATTCTATGGCTTTTTTACAAGAGGTTGAAGGAAAAATAGATGTAGATAGTTTATCTAAAGATTGGGTTATAAAAGCTAAAGGTTTTGAAGTTTTAAGTTCGGGAGTGGAGCAAAGAATAAAGAGATTTTTGGATATTGCCATGTCAATCGTAATAGTTTTGGTAGGAGCTCCATTTATGGTATTTACATATTTTCTTGTAAAACTAGATAATCCTAAAAACTTTTTAAACAATCCAGCATTTTTTAAGCAAAAGCGTATTGGAAGTGGTGGAAAAGAGTTTGAAATAGTGAAATTCAGATCTATGAGAATACATGATCCTAACGAACACTCTAAATATGCCAGTGAAAAGGATAATAGAATTACCTCAGTAGGAAAGTTTATTCGTAAAACAAGACTAGATGAGTTGCCACAGATATTTAATGTATTAAAAGGTGATATGAGTTTTGTGGGACCAAGACCAGAGTGGAATGAACTAGGAAGAGATTACGAGAAAAAGATAAATATGTACAAGGTACGATATGCAGTAAAACCAGGACTAACAGGTTGGGCCCAAGTTATGTATCCATATGGAGCTAGTTTAGAGGATGCTAAAAAAAAGTTAGAATATGATATTTATTATATAAAACATCAAAACTTTATATTAGATATAATGATACTATTTAAAACAGTTAAGGTAGTATTATTTGGAAAGGGGATATAAATGTATCAAATTACTTGTAGTATAGTAACTTATAACACTAAATTAGATGAACTACAAAAAGCAATAGAGAGTTTTTTAAATACTGATTTAAATGTTCAATTATACATATCAGATAATTCACCAACTGATGATTTAAAAGAATTTATAAAAAAATTTGATGATGAAAGAGTAAATTATATTTTTAATAATAAGAATGGTGGATATGGTTGGGGACATAATCAAATAATAAAAAAAGTGATAGAAAAATCGAACTATCACTTAATATTAAATCCAGATATCTATTTTAAAAGAGGAGTTTTGGAAGAGTTATTTTCTTATATGGAGAAAAATGAAAATACTGGAAATATAATGCCTATGGTAAGGTACCCCAATGGTGAAATTCAATATTTATGTAAAAGAATTCCCAGTCCAAAAGATCTTTTTTTAAGAAAGTTTTGTCCAATTAAATCGATTATAGAGAAAAATAATTTAAAATATGAAATGAGAGAAACAGAATATAATCAGATAATGAATGTTCCGATTTTATCTGGATGCTTTATGTTTATAAGAACAAGAGTATTTGAAAAGGTGGGTTTATTTGATGAAAGATATTTTATGTATATGGAAGATTTTGATTTAAGTAGAAGAATACATGAAAAGTATAAAACAATTTTTTATCCTAACGTAGAGATTATTCATGCTCATGCAAAAGAGTCTTTTAAAAATAGAAAAATGGCTAAAATTCATTTAAAAGCAGCAATAAAATATTTTAATAAATGGGGCTGGTTATTTGATAGAAAAAGGAGTGCAATATCGTGAAAATATTATTAGATGGAAGATTAATATCAGATAAACCAACTGGAATTTCAAGATATTCGAGAGAATTAGTAAAAATTTATCAAAATTATTATGGTTATGAAAATATAGAAGTTATTATAAATGAAGATTTAAAAGAAAAACCTTTTGAATATATAAAGACAGAACTCAAACCTTTTAATATAATTGATTTTTTTAAGTTTCATAAATTTTTAGAAAGAATAGATGCTGAAGTATACCATAGTTTATACTATAGTAATAGTTTTTTTAAAGATGAAAAAAAAAAATATGTAACAACGATTCACGATTTAATGTATAAATTAGTTCCAGAATTTTTTTCAAAGAATAAACTTATAAACTTTTTGGGTATTAAATATTATGATGTTATTGTAAAAAAGTCTTTAAAAAACTCAGATATAGTCATATCGGTTTCTAAAACAACTGAAGAAGATGTGAAAAAAATATATGAACATGATTCTATAGTTATCCCAGAAGGAATAAATATTGTATCTGTGAAAGATAAAGAAATTGAAAGTTTGAAAAGTTTAAAGTTTTTTTTATATGTTGGAAATTCAAGACCTAATAAAAATTTAAAATTTTTAGCAGATACATTTTTAATTTCTAATACAGAATATAAATTAGTTTTAGTAGGTAATAATAATAATTTACGAATTAATGACTCTAGAATAAAAAGTTTAGGTTTTGTTTCTGATCAAGAATTAAGTTGGTTATATAAAAATTGTGAAGCTTTTATTTTTCCATCTTTATATGAGGGATTTGGATTGCCAGTGTTGGAAGCTATAGAAAAAGGAAGCAAAGTTTATTGTTCAACAGGTGGATCTTTAAAAGAATTTTCAGAAAAACTAGTAAAAAAGTTTAATCCATATAGTGGAGATGAACTCAAATATCTTTTAGAAAATACAGATAAAATAAATTTTAATAAAAAAAATCAATTAGAAGAGCTAAAAAAATATAGTTGGAGAAATATAGAGATATTAACTCACAAAGAGTTATTTGTAAAATTTTATAATAAAAAATAAAATGATTTGAAATATAAGTAAAGTTTTAATTTTATAAAAATTATATATATAAGGAGAAAAATATGTTGACAGCAATAATAATGGCTGGAGGAAGTGGGGAAAGATTTTGGCCACTATCTACTCCAGAGAAGCCTAAGCAACTTTTAAATATATTTTCGGATAAAACAATGATAAGAGAGACTGTTGATAGAATATTACCGATAATTTCTAAAGAAAATATATTTATTGCTACAAATGAATTACAAGCTGATTTAATAAAAAAA
The nucleotide sequence above comes from Cetobacterium somerae ATCC BAA-474. Encoded proteins:
- a CDS encoding efflux RND transporter periplasmic adaptor subunit, with amino-acid sequence MKKNRIMIGAVIAVLALGGYLLVDKVTGKDVKISKIEMGNLSSSILYAGMVAPGEVIPVYVEAPVLVESIMARVGQEVEPGDKLLTFSSKSVIENDKELRINELDIKDIKLRIADLDGGSLKLELDNRKLEMRNLEEKIRGDERRLPVLTAETRTLKEKAEAYKKLLAADGVSSTEANKAINEAEKKIVELEDLKTSLELNRQKFELSAVSFESLTRELAIEEAKLKSSLEKLQLMNEILVRRAEQLKKPLEAPVAGVITAIDVTEGSNMLSGQRLLAISPKGESIVKVEVPMYGASSVKQNQKALVRSSSSGGDLCYEGVVSRVSSVARESVLGGKNDKVIEVEVKVTGANDLKPGFITDVEISSESSRSVATVSSFSVIEEGDRSYVYIVDEGRVRKTEVKIGAKTSTDYEVLNLPLGTEVVINPFKVSNGERVKAVI
- a CDS encoding ABC transporter permease; translation: MKFWMAFRFLKGNLERAAFPLMAVIVGAMSLVMTLSLGDGAKNIIDKDLSAIGGNRILVGGGSLSSKDLELMEKMPFVEYAVLPEKRKLIGNTLYRGYSKKALSAMGLPNLKENEVVLDKQQFLEAEAGAEIALETELGKRKFTIRDLYQEESPFETMKMGDRVIVSDETFERIFGRMSYNSLVVSFPQDEDGEEYIPVVLRELNRSRFSYNQVRVLETPAVYKKVERIKSFVGKSLFILSFISLIVGGAGILNLIAAAVRERTSYIGILRAMGMDKGSLMEIFLIEAAVVITLGAVIGVILGVAVSYLAGNLLKIPPYFNFIKLVGALVLTMGVGLIFGVFPAKRAGELEIVEALKI
- a CDS encoding sugar transferase → MKHSQNNKGRVIYTILLFLLFEIIRENFKLDRALIFYSLFPIMIFSYYIFDTFSFNKKYRYREFIISGVINGFVFYILAVYYQNPKLVFGWGIYTLMQNIAKYVYNSMFSTTERVVLLTDKVEEELESIIEKNEKLCFEGCVSLNEISKIKDINPSEVIYPIEVTSQVVNEIFDLKMSGVKVKDSMAFLQEVEGKIDVDSLSKDWVIKAKGFEVLSSGVEQRIKRFLDIAMSIVIVLVGAPFMVFTYFLVKLDNPKNFLNNPAFFKQKRIGSGGKEFEIVKFRSMRIHDPNEHSKYASEKDNRITSVGKFIRKTRLDELPQIFNVLKGDMSFVGPRPEWNELGRDYEKKINMYKVRYAVKPGLTGWAQVMYPYGASLEDAKKKLEYDIYYIKHQNFILDIMILFKTVKVVLFGKGI
- a CDS encoding glycosyltransferase family 2 protein, which codes for MYQITCSIVTYNTKLDELQKAIESFLNTDLNVQLYISDNSPTDDLKEFIKKFDDERVNYIFNNKNGGYGWGHNQIIKKVIEKSNYHLILNPDIYFKRGVLEELFSYMEKNENTGNIMPMVRYPNGEIQYLCKRIPSPKDLFLRKFCPIKSIIEKNNLKYEMRETEYNQIMNVPILSGCFMFIRTRVFEKVGLFDERYFMYMEDFDLSRRIHEKYKTIFYPNVEIIHAHAKESFKNRKMAKIHLKAAIKYFNKWGWLFDRKRSAIS
- a CDS encoding glycosyltransferase family 4 protein, with amino-acid sequence MKILLDGRLISDKPTGISRYSRELVKIYQNYYGYENIEVIINEDLKEKPFEYIKTELKPFNIIDFFKFHKFLERIDAEVYHSLYYSNSFFKDEKKKYVTTIHDLMYKLVPEFFSKNKLINFLGIKYYDVIVKKSLKNSDIVISVSKTTEEDVKKIYEHDSIVIPEGINIVSVKDKEIESLKSLKFFLYVGNSRPNKNLKFLADTFLISNTEYKLVLVGNNNNLRINDSRIKSLGFVSDQELSWLYKNCEAFIFPSLYEGFGLPVLEAIEKGSKVYCSTGGSLKEFSEKLVKKFNPYSGDELKYLLENTDKINFNKKNQLEELKKYSWRNIEILTHKELFVKFYNKK